A section of the Ovis canadensis isolate MfBH-ARS-UI-01 breed Bighorn chromosome 1, ARS-UI_OviCan_v2, whole genome shotgun sequence genome encodes:
- the TM4SF1 gene encoding transmembrane 4 L6 family member 1 translates to MCYGRCARCIGHSLVWLAILCIVANILLYFPNGETKYASDNHLSRFVWFFSGILGGGLLMFLPAFTFIGLEQEDCCGCCGHENCGKRCAMLSSILAALIGIGGSGYCVIVAALALEEGPRCMDASGQWNYTFASTEGDYLLDSSTWSQCVEPKHIVEWNVSLFSILLALGGIEFILCLIQVINGMLGGVCGYCSSRQQQYDC, encoded by the exons ATGTGCTACGGAAGATGCGCGCGATGCATCGGACATTCGCTGGTGTGGCTCGCCATCCTCTGCATTGTCGCTAATATTTTGCTTTACTTTCCTAATGGGGAAACCAAGTATGCTTCTGATAACCATCTCAGCCGCTTTGTGTGGTTCTTCTCCGGTATCCTGGGAGGGGGCTTGCTG ATGTTCCTGCCAGCATTCACCTTCATTGGGCTGGAACAGGAAGACTGCTGCGGGTGCTGTGGCCATGAAAACTGTGGCAAAAGATGTGCG ATGCTGTCTTCTATACTGGCTGCACTCATTGGAATTGGAGGCTCTGGCTACTGTGTGATTGTGGCTGCGCTGGCCTTAGAGGAAGGACCAAGATGCATGGATGCCAGTGGCCAGTGGAACTATACCTTTGCCAGCACAGAGGGAGA TTACCTCCTGGATAGCTCCACATGGTCCCAATGCGTCGAACCCAAGCATATAGTGGAATGGAATGTCTCTCTGTTTTCGATCCTCTTGGCACTTGGTGGGATTGAATTCATCTTGTGTCTCATTCAAGTAATAAACGGAATGCTTGGAGGTGTCTGTGGTTATTGTTCCTCTCGCCAACAG cAATATGACTGCTAG